gagagagagagagtgtgtgtcaTGACTTTTATCAGTCATCAATTGTCGCGCGAAATTGGTTTTTGTGGCTAACTTCCAGGAAGGGTAGGAAATACCATATATATCCTCGTAacacgtcatttttttttgcaaaacTAACAAACCAAAAAGTAATGCAACAAAAATGAAGACTTGGTTTTATATACACCGTACCGTACACcgtcatatatatttttaaattattaaaattatcgAATTGGATCAAGTAAATTTAGGATTTTGAATTGAATATGTGAGATATGCTTGTTTGATCACGCAATCTTTTGGGGTAATGGGAAGGTAATGTTGAGCGAGTTGCTCCCGGACATGACAAATACTTGAAGTGAATTGTGACGGTcgtatataatatattgtcACGTAGTGTTATTAATGCATGTAATAAGcgatataattaataatacaGGTGTGTTGATATAGTAATGTGGCAATGCAACAGTCACACTTGTAAATTATGTGTAAACTGAGATATTGTAGGCCATCGAAAGAAAATGACTTCAtgtttataaatgaaaaaaaagaaaagagttgGTCATAATGAGGACACTTAAAAGAGTAAAGATTCAATAAGAGGGCTACAACAAGATGAGTAAATAGTTCAGCACTGGCTCACCTCACGTGATTAAAGGCTATGATGGGTTTGGATTTAATTATTGAAAGTGATGTCAAGTCGTATATATGGTGATATATATGCATGCGCAACTTACAAATGGTACTGTGTAACTGGAATGGATGAAGTTCTTTTGTTTGGGTAAAAGATAATATATACACAGTTTTTCTCTTAACGGAAATCATTGTTGTAGCAATATTTCTTACATTTAAAGTTTGTTTTGTATACTCAATGATGCTCGTTGAAGCATATGATATAAGTACAAAAGACATGTTGGAAAATTGAGAAGGTTACGAAAGCGTGGAGGAAAACTGAAACAACAATGGCGTCTATTAAGAAATTTTGGATGTCATCCAaggtaattaaatttaaaagtacTAAGACGGAATTCCTTGTTTGCATTGATATTGTTGGGGGAAAAACTATCCAAGAAACAAAACCTCAACTCAactaagaaagaaagatgaagaaatgaaGGCTCGGGGCCTAGGCTGTAATTAAAAATggcccccccaaaaaaaaaaaaaaaaagaagaagaagaaaaccatGAAAAGAGATGAAGGCCATCTGACTGTCAACTGTTTGATAGAGAGATAACAAAACTGAAAACGAAGCTAGGTTTAGAGCTACATAAGCATTTAAAAGCATGCAGGATACGAAACACAGAGGGTGCACTTACAAGTTACAGTCAGTTCAAAGAACTCGGGTCCGCTGATGAACCTTGTTGCCCCACTTTCACTGCAAAAGACTAGCTAGTATTTAAAGAAGAACACTATCCagtgaggagagagagagagagtttttccttggggtttaattaattatgatttaCATGATGAAGCCCAGTGAATGAAACAAGGACCTGCCACCAAACTAAACGCAACTTTTACTGTACCCTTTAATGAAAGAATCTTGCTAATTAAACTGATTAACTAGTTGTTAGTTTAGTGatatttctatttttagaagaaaaaaaaaacattgaactCAGAAAATGGATTATTCATGGTGTCCATAGGCAATGCACCTTTATCTGTGGCTCATAACGAAGAAAATCTTAGTTTTCAGGTGAGGGTCTCAAAGTCTCATGATCCTTAGCCACGTGTCATGGATAAAGGAGTGTGTggtaaaatttaaattttaaatttttttttttttttgggttcaataaataaatataaatttaaacatGGAGAAAacagataaaataaaataaatttcttgttGGACCTAAGTTTAGGCTTGGGATGGAAAGCTTAAAAACTTGGTACTAATAAATTTAGGCTTGTGTTATGccaaaatttatttgcatTATGTAGTTATTAGTGGAGATATACCTCGTGCGCTAAATCAATTATGGACTCATTTGAGAGTGATTCTGAATAAGCCAGAATCACTTTTAGGAATAACCACCTCCCATATCCTTCTCCATATAATCACTTTGGCATGTTTACGTATCAATAATGGAGAAAGTAAGGAATCAGAGAATTTAGGAATCAGTATGGAAAGAATCATTCCCattaagttgtttactaaacatgTGGAATTAGCAAATGAATGGGATTGATTcccattgttattgtttactaatttgCATGAATtagaatccaaattaattttaaaattatggtAAAGCGGTAAGGATATTTTTGGAAGTTAATTAAGAGAAAACAGGAATGGGAATCGTATCGACTACTCCCCCTAGTTGATCTAATACATAGTTTTGAGGGAATGTAATTACTAATTTTGAGGTGGAGCccacttattttttcattcttgATTGCAAGTAAACACATGAGAAGTCAGGAATGGAAATCATTCCCTTTCCTCCCATACCCATTACTAATACGTAAACATGCCCTAAGTGATTCTAGGCATAAATACCACATATGTGCTTctccataaaatcacttaaaaccaATTGAGGTAATTAGTTGAAGAAATAATTCTCCATAGAAGTGATTTTTGGCCTATCCAGAATCACTCTCAAATGAACTTTATGTGTGATTACACTCCACCCAATCAAAACTAACTCATCATATCCCAGCAAAAATTAGCACTTGTTAAAGTTCGTGTTCAAATTCTcaatccaaaaatacaagcacacccaggaaaaaaaaaaagattaatcTCATCATTCGAATGTAGGGACACTTCGTGATatttctccaaaaaaaaaagattaacaAACCAGAAAATTCCACGTATTGTGTATTGCGTGCCACATacttgtgatatatatatttatatgaagTGTGACACATAAAAGTTGAAAGAAAACTGGTCATTGTATGGCTTTATAGGAACAAATCTTTTTGTTAGGATACCATATCTTCCACGTGGCCCATTCATTTACTAGAgacagaaaatataaataggtCAATTTGGTGGCATATACTTTCTGTCTCGTCTGACGTATGCATTCACATGTTCATTTTCCTTAATCATATAAATTTATaggctctttagttttaacccataaaaaacttaactaatttgaaagaaagataattaattttgtttaattaatataaaaccaaagccacctaattttaccaaaaggacatccaacaaccctaaaattactacatgtgccattgtagaattgtaccagaagggtagaattgtcttatcagttgttattttttacctggcccaacgaatctgggcctctctttgggctaatccaaaatagtagttttttcttaggtattaaaactaaaaccaaaatatccaatatcttacaaactaattaataaagttaattatgtctaaaacctaatttttctatgGTATATGGGCCAGCCACTAGGAATATTCTCAtttccagtttttttttttcctattttcagCGAAGTTATGAAATTACGACATCACTAAtcttatttattaatatttctggataaaaaaaagaaaagaaaaaatcgcAATTTAAAATTGTGTTCAGGAAGCTAGAATGAGCATGAGCCATAGAATAGCCAGAAAAGCACAAGCCATGGAAGTAGAAATTGAGGTTCTTGGGAATATTCTTACCTCTTCCAATTACACCTGTcttgactttaaaaaaaagcacGCTCTAAAAGCAGATGAATagactaaaattaaaataagatgATCAAATCAAGTGTAAGATAGGTGACTTTTAGGTCCATGGGAAACTTGTGTTTAAAAAGACAAATTTGTAGGTCAAAAGCAAACTCGGTATTAGTGGGGAAACCAACCAAATTACAATATCAactttgagattttttttataattatttgagCAAATCAACATTGAGATTTTTATTAGCGTAATATCTCTATTAGGGCAAAATATCAACCGGCCGTGTTTGTGCCGTACTTGGctcatttaattttaatttttttattcttgaatttctttaaacaaaaaattcatgttagcatattaaatttatacaaaaataaaataaaataatattttcatatctTTCTTATATGTAATATAGGACTGAAAATTGAGGATTTGTTGTAGCATTTGTTTATTGACCACTAAATCAAAGTCATATATGTAGATACCAAAGAGGGGAATGTGGCTAAGATATGGTTTTTGTAAAGTGGGctttgacaaaaaataaataaataaatggatCGGGCCAAGTACGGTCCATATTGGGCCTTGGGCAGGCCCAATCTGTTGGGACTTAATTTTCTAATTCTAGCACGACCCATGTTTTTGTGTCGTGCCTAGCATAGGCATTCAATAATCGTACTTGGACCGTGCCGTGCCCCATTTAAATGGGCTAAGCTCGTGCTATGTTGGATCGATTCTGCCCATTGGACACCTCTATATCTAAGTTTGAATTCTCATTCCTTACagataaaaaatagaaaagttcCCCTAGTTTTATAGgattgaattattattttttttcaaaaataatggACTATCTATTTAtcactttcctattttttttcttcaattttaaattcaatagggttTATTCTAAATGTCTAGCTGTCTtcttatttaataaaatatgtatttttttaaaaaactattATTCACACTCTAAATTAGTCATTATGCACTCCACATGTATTACTAAACTCATTCATTAAAGCTAATGAGTTTTCATCATAGTGGTGGTGGATTCCCCCTCTCCCATGACATCCAGAAGGATCGAAtccaatgaaatttattttctctaatttaacaaagaaaactcatttattaaattaatataaaaacgatATACAACGACTTTTTTGAAGTGCGAATAACAACTTGGTTTGAAAAACATTCGTCGATATTTATCCAACCACACTGCTGAATTATGGACTTTATTTTATGTCCTACAGTTGGGCCAATTTTCTAAGAGCAGAGCAGGTAATTGAGGATTAAGGTTGATGTAGCCTACAAATGGGCTTGCCATTTCCATTTTGTGCTTAGATTTGGGTCTATCTACACTTGATAAACTGGGCTTGAATTTCAGCTAGAGTGATTTGTTGTTAGTTTGGGCCTTTACCCTCCATTGTCTTCGCTctgtttcctcatttcttctTCGGGTTTCTCATACATAAACCCCTGAATTAAGTTACCTACCTGTGCTGTGGTGACCAAAATCAATcgaaattcaattcaatttagtTCTGCGGTGAAACccagaaagagagaaataaagaGAGAAACGTCATCAATCGGAATTGCAATTGTAATGGCAATGTCGGTGGAAATCGGAGGAGGGACGTTATCGGAAATATATCAGAGCGCCAAGAAGCTATTGTTGAGAACAAGAGACGGCCTTGAGAAGCTGGAGAGATTGGAGAACGCAGGCGGCATCGACTCCCCGGACCTTTCCACGTCCGTCAAAAGAGATATTTCTCAGATTCAGTCTTTCTGCGCCGAGATGGACCGCCTCTGGCGATCTGTTGGCGCCAAATCCCAACGCGATCTCTGGAAAaggttggttttctttcattgATCCCTTGAACCttgatttgggtttttgtCTTCTGCATTTAATCGTAATTggacttggtttttttttttttttcatgaattcCTTGAGCCTTGAGTTGggtttttgtcatttttgtatattataattgtaatagGAATAGTGTTTTTTTTCATCATCAATTCCTTGAGCATTAAGGTGggttttttgtcatttttgtatattgtggttgtaattgtaattggGTTTCTTTAACTGGATCCTATTTTGCTTCTTGTTACGCAGAAAAGTAGAACAAATAGCGGAAGAGGCTCAGTCTTTGAAAGAAAGTCTGGATAAGTATAATTTGAGGAATCAGAAGAGGGCCCAAGAAGCCAGAGAGAGGGCAGAGTTGCTTGGAAGAGCTGTATGCAACTCCCAACCCTTGTACTTTTTATTTACTACCTCATTCTGATGTATGCCTTTGTTTAATATGCCTTTGTCTTATGATATAGAATGGGGAGGGTGCTCATGTTTTGAGAATCTTTGATGATGAGGCACAAGCAAGGGCGTCAGTTCGTAGTTCTTCTCGCATGCTTGAAGAAGCCAGTGCTACTGGAGAAAGTATTCTTAGGAAATATGCAGAACAAAGGGATTGGCTAAAGGTATCACCCATATTTGTGCTCACTGTTATGCAACTCACTTTGCACCaattattgaaagaaaaacgATAGTGAATCTGCAATTTGTGTCTTGAATATAGTTAAAACATTCATTAATAAGCTTACAGTTAATGGTAGctcttctttaaaattgtgcACAATTAGTAGAtactctggttttatagaagcTTTTATTACTATGATAGGACAGCTGTGTACTGTAAGAAAATTGATTGATTTGGTATTtgacattttaattaattttcaacAGTCAAACGGCAGGATATGATTCATAGCAAGGACAATTCTTTTATATGAGTACATGTGATGCAGGACAAGAGATAGAATTAGCGAGGAAGTAGAGAAAATAGGGAACTAAAACAATGATCAAATTAGGATAACTGAAACCAATATTTTTAATCACTCAATGCATGACAGAAGTCTATCAGTCACCAACTATCATAAATACCCTGCAACTAAGTTCTACTTGAAACACAGTCTGATATGATTCATACTGAATGATTTGAAAACTAGCTGACTAAGTGTGATAATCTCACCACCCATACCTACAGAGAAAACACTTTGATATGGCACTTCCGTAGTTATAGGATTAAATATATGATGAATTGTAACCAAGAGACCTCAGGTGGCTCAACTCCCTGACCTTGAGCACTTTGATACATTGATGATAATTGGAATACTCAATTGcctcaaaataaatttgaaaaagaactCAACAATGCTTTGATATACCAAGAGAATTTCAGAGGCTTAACTCACTGACCTCGGGCACTTTGCTGTATTGATGAAGGTTGGAATCCATGATTGCCTCATAATAGAGTTGAACAAGATCAAAGAAACATATAATTTCTTCCGTTGGATTTTAATCTTCCACTTTCCCTTTGGAATGAATTTTGTAGCAATTGGAAGTCAAGTCATAGGAAATTGAACTCAATATgggtaaaaagaaaagggaaatcGAAAAGGCCAAGAGCTTTGATACATAACAGTTAGTGATGTATTACATGTTTGTTGCTACTAATGCTTGTTAAAATAATGGTGAATTCTCTGTTGACTTGTTTCAGAGCGCACAACGAAAAGGATTGGATGTCCTGAACACAGTGGGTCTCTCTAACTCTGTTTTGAAGCTCATTGAGAGGCGGAACCGTGTTGATCAGTCGATCAAGTATGCAGGCATGATTCTGACTCTTGTCATTGTTGTGTATCTCAtatggaggtggaggtgatGACCTATGCTTGAAATGTTGCGAGCCtattttgtttctatttttgtgGGAAGATGATATAATTTCCTATTGTATGTTCTCCCCTTTGAACAAGGCAAACGAGCTTGTACAAGacaaacttgtataaatatgaatttacgCCCAGTGGTGGTATACcttttatttgattattttgtctTCACGTGGATGGGTTAAATCTTTGAGTCTGAGGTAGCTGTTTGTTAGTAGTACAAGCTGTTATGTAATTTGTAGACCCATTGTATATGGTTGTCGGGTTGaagatgaaattgaaagataCATCTTACGTTTCAATTGCCAAAATGATGTTCTTTGCATTTGATAAATTTTATCTCTGTATAGGTTGTCAAATTCAAATGGACCCttcgtttttatttattattttggtaatAGTCGATGTCTAACCATATTTTCACTTGTTTAGATGAGGTCCTAACTTGAAAAGCGTGGCAGCTATTAGATCGGATTTCTTTTATGAGaaaatttttgcttttatGAGAACATTTTTGCCCATCACTTTAATCAAGGTGTACTCTCACTCCTTGGGCATAACCATGGTTAAGCTCATTATATAGTATACCTTGGGTTACAGAGATAAGCaaaaatattgatttcttttatACATTAATTCTGCTTGGGCTCTCATACATTTGATAAATCCACAATGTAAATTCAAAACTAATATAAACAGACACCATTATGAAGACGGTTCAAATCCAAAGAATTTTGCATTTATCATGAATTTAAATTCTCAATAATGAATCATTTTTCTGAATGAAAAATTTCACTGTACATTACAGTGGAGGAACAAGCATCCTAGAGATCATGTATTAAAAATTGATCCCTACATAAATGAACAAAACTAATCTGAATAACTGACTGGCTGTCAAAAATTTAGATACAGGATTGCTACAATTGTTCATTGATGCCTTCACAGCCACCATAGCAATGGCTCATGCAAACTGAAGGAAATGTTCTTGTCTAAAAATATTCACGGAACTAGATGGAGTAAAGTAACTCATGAAGACTCCACTTTGACGGCAGGAGGATCCATCCACTTCCAAACAGAAAGGAGACCAGTTGCATCCCCACTGAAGAATAGTCCTCCAGGTCCTACCTCGACAGTCCGTACTTCTTGTTTTGCAAATAATCTGCCTCTTTTAGTGAATGATGGCAGTTCATATATGCGGACAGAATTATCATTGCAAGAAGAAAGCAAGATTGGCTTGCTTTCTGCATCTGTCATTCCGGCAAGATCAAGAACACCCTGCTCTTCGTTGTGAGTGTAGGTCACTTCCAAACCGCCTCCTTCAGTGGCAGCCCACACCTTTATCGTGTCGTCCAGTGAGCATGAGAGCAAGAACTGATCCCAGCAAACAAGAGACATCACCGCACCAGAATGCCCATTTAGTGTCAGAACACCCTGCAAAGTATAAAGGTCCCACAcctgaaacaaaaagaacattaCAGTAAATTACACGAGGAATTTGAATACAGAAGCACTCCATAAT
The Prunus dulcis chromosome 2, ALMONDv2, whole genome shotgun sequence DNA segment above includes these coding regions:
- the LOC117618778 gene encoding membrin-11-like, yielding MAMSVEIGGGTLSEIYQSAKKLLLRTRDGLEKLERLENAGGIDSPDLSTSVKRDISQIQSFCAEMDRLWRSVGAKSQRDLWKRKVEQIAEEAQSLKESLDKYNLRNQKRAQEARERAELLGRANGEGAHVLRIFDDEAQARASVRSSSRMLEEASATGESILRKYAEQRDWLKSAQRKGLDVLNTVGLSNSVLKLIERRNRVDQSIKYAGMILTLVIVVYLIWRWR